Proteins co-encoded in one Flavobacteriaceae bacterium MAR_2009_75 genomic window:
- a CDS encoding AraC family transcriptional regulator → MQKSLQSLKLSLQNIGYARLDNGWDHDDIHSPFSRLYYITTGGAKVHHNNKVFYLRPNHMYLIPSYTYSRYQCDFYHEQYYIHFYEEIGKGLSIYNLRNFIYEIEAREVDRNYFDRLLSLNPNMGLKDEKPSGFEALLHQAQQKNKTAKQLETNGILSILLSRFMVESGNKKDSGENAHRLKGILTYIGENLHNPIGLETLAENYNVSSDYLSRLFYKRYGIRPNRYIQGKRIERSQMLLLTTNYSIKQISEKVGFDSLSYFSKTFKKHTGKTPVVFRSERVNV, encoded by the coding sequence ATGCAGAAATCATTACAATCACTAAAACTTAGTCTCCAGAATATTGGATATGCCCGTTTGGATAATGGTTGGGACCATGACGATATTCACAGTCCCTTTTCAAGATTGTACTACATCACAACCGGAGGCGCCAAAGTGCACCATAACAATAAGGTATTTTATCTGCGACCGAATCACATGTATTTGATACCTAGCTACACCTATAGCCGTTACCAATGTGATTTCTACCATGAGCAGTACTATATTCATTTTTATGAGGAGATAGGAAAAGGACTTTCCATCTATAATTTGCGAAACTTCATTTACGAGATTGAGGCGAGAGAAGTAGACCGAAATTATTTTGACCGTTTGTTAAGCCTCAATCCGAATATGGGCCTTAAAGATGAAAAGCCATCGGGATTTGAAGCGCTTTTACATCAAGCACAACAAAAAAACAAAACCGCTAAACAACTGGAAACTAATGGAATACTATCCATACTTCTTTCTAGGTTTATGGTTGAAAGTGGGAATAAAAAGGACAGCGGAGAAAATGCCCATCGACTTAAGGGCATATTAACATATATAGGAGAAAATCTACACAACCCCATTGGTCTAGAAACACTTGCCGAAAATTATAATGTTAGCTCAGATTACCTTTCACGTTTATTTTATAAAAGATATGGAATTAGGCCCAATAGATACATACAGGGAAAACGTATTGAGCGATCTCAAATGTTGTTATTAACTACCAATTACAGCATCAAACAGATTTCCGAAAAAGTAGGGTTCGATAGTCTTTCCTATTTCTCAAAAACCTTTAAAAAGCATACCGGTAAAACACCTGTTGTATTTAGAAGCGAGAGGGTCAACGTCTAA
- a CDS encoding putative dehydrogenase: MKPEQQSDKALKMSKTDKSQNYNARRAFLLKSGLALGAISIVPRHVLGRGFLAPSDKINVGFIGLGKQSRGLAKNVIKNDAEIIACADVWTTKNDWFQNHVASGYKEINNLSRQNSVDNYLNYNEMLSDSSIDAVVIASPDHWHAKHVLDCIEAGKDVYCEKPLSHNIAEGRAMVKAVQGSGKVLQVGSMQRSWETFRKACELVRNGYLGDIERVEVNVGTPGKAYDLEQEAMPAEVNWNNWCGPAPLLVYNHRLAPSNNDVKFWPDWRLFEETGGGILADWGAHMFDIVQWALGMDHSGPVKLVPPKDKNAVMGLKMYYANGVEVEHKDFGRGYGVRFFGSKGQMDISRDYLETTPAHLLETNLTANDMRLYKSDNHMGDWLGAIKQRSQPICDVETGHRSASVCHLANIAYKLDRTLEWNPEKEKFKGDSEANKLRSRKERKF, encoded by the coding sequence ATGAAACCGGAACAACAAAGCGATAAAGCCTTAAAAATGTCAAAAACGGACAAATCTCAAAATTACAATGCAAGAAGGGCTTTCCTCTTAAAATCAGGTTTGGCCTTAGGGGCCATAAGTATAGTACCTAGGCATGTTCTCGGTAGGGGATTTTTGGCGCCCAGTGACAAAATAAATGTGGGCTTTATCGGGCTTGGCAAGCAAAGTCGTGGTTTGGCAAAAAATGTCATTAAAAATGATGCCGAAATCATTGCTTGCGCCGATGTTTGGACGACCAAAAACGATTGGTTCCAAAACCATGTAGCGAGCGGTTACAAAGAAATAAATAATTTAAGTAGGCAGAATAGTGTGGATAACTATTTGAATTATAACGAAATGCTATCCGATAGTTCCATAGATGCGGTGGTTATAGCATCTCCGGACCATTGGCATGCAAAGCATGTTTTGGATTGTATTGAAGCGGGTAAGGATGTTTATTGTGAAAAGCCCCTTTCACATAACATTGCGGAAGGTAGGGCTATGGTAAAAGCCGTTCAGGGCTCTGGCAAGGTTTTGCAGGTGGGTAGTATGCAACGTTCTTGGGAAACCTTTAGAAAGGCCTGTGAATTGGTTCGAAACGGCTACTTGGGTGATATTGAAAGAGTGGAAGTCAATGTCGGTACCCCGGGCAAAGCATATGATTTAGAGCAAGAAGCGATGCCTGCCGAAGTTAATTGGAATAATTGGTGCGGGCCTGCGCCCTTATTGGTGTACAACCATCGCTTGGCTCCATCGAATAACGATGTCAAGTTTTGGCCAGATTGGCGCTTGTTTGAAGAAACGGGTGGTGGTATTCTAGCAGATTGGGGCGCGCACATGTTCGATATCGTTCAGTGGGCCTTGGGAATGGATCATTCAGGTCCGGTAAAACTAGTCCCGCCTAAGGACAAAAATGCAGTGATGGGCCTAAAAATGTATTATGCAAATGGCGTAGAGGTGGAGCATAAAGATTTTGGCCGTGGCTATGGGGTTCGCTTTTTCGGATCCAAAGGGCAGATGGATATCAGTAGAGATTATTTGGAAACCACGCCTGCACACCTATTGGAAACGAATCTAACGGCCAACGATATGCGATTGTACAAGTCTGATAATCATATGGGAGATTGGTTAGGTGCCATCAAACAACGGAGCCAACCTATTTGTGACGTGGAAACAGGACATCGTTCGGCATCCGTTTGCCACTTGGCCAATATAGCCTATAAACTTGATAGAACATTGGAATGGAATCCGGAGAAAGAAAAATTCAAAGGTGATTCTGAAGCCAACAAATTACGCTCCAGAAAAGAGCGAAAGTTTTAA
- a CDS encoding collagenase-like protein with putative collagen-binding domain — MQLFFTGILEIQRFKVPTFKRAYLKSVLTCLLLPILSVVFAQQPMVSGELKKWHKITFTFDGPETSENDAYNPFMNYRLNVLFTHSDSGKKYLVPGYFAADGNAAETSSTSGNKWRVHFAPDETGNWDFEVDFRKGRWSAVSPKKETGESAEFMDGFKGTFQIEATDKTGDDFRGKGRLQYVGEHYLQFAETGAYFLKQGADAPENFLAYADFDGTFHNDGHKDELVKTWSSHLKDWKTGDPEWKNGKGKAMIGALNYLASKELNAFSFLTNNIEGDDQNVFPYIDYDTWDRIDVSKMDQWEIVFEHAQKLGLFLHFKTLEVENQGLLDNGGVGANSKLYYRELIARFGHHLALNWNLCEENGEWIKNHRTPPQSTPERLAMAHYFKQNDPYHHHLVIHNGIKYDDLLGPESGITGPSVQTHRKDFASIHKEVLHLLEGSRNAGFPWAVAVDEPGDAQHSLLPDAEDPDHDLARRNGLWGTLMAGGWGNEWYFGYDHAHSDLTCEDYRSRDLFWDQARIALQFFEEHSIPFEEMTNYNELVGNPKDENTIYCLAKKGETYVIYINSGENAEIDLTHTNNQFKVSWYNPKKGGKLIKGKVREVKGGQTIDLGKKPSKNQEDWVLLLRKM; from the coding sequence ATGCAGCTATTTTTTACTGGGATTCTCGAAATACAAAGGTTTAAAGTCCCAACTTTTAAACGAGCTTATTTAAAAAGTGTACTCACCTGCCTTCTGTTACCAATCTTATCAGTGGTTTTTGCCCAACAACCTATGGTTAGTGGAGAATTGAAGAAATGGCATAAAATAACCTTCACTTTTGACGGACCTGAAACATCTGAAAATGATGCCTATAATCCATTTATGAATTACAGGCTCAATGTGTTGTTTACGCACTCGGACAGCGGAAAAAAATATCTGGTTCCCGGTTACTTTGCCGCAGATGGGAATGCCGCGGAGACTTCTTCAACAAGTGGAAATAAATGGCGGGTACATTTTGCCCCGGACGAAACCGGAAACTGGGATTTTGAGGTAGATTTTAGAAAAGGCCGATGGAGTGCCGTGAGTCCCAAAAAGGAAACCGGTGAAAGTGCAGAGTTTATGGATGGTTTTAAGGGTACTTTTCAAATAGAGGCCACCGATAAGACGGGAGACGATTTTAGGGGAAAAGGTAGACTTCAATATGTAGGGGAACATTATCTACAATTTGCTGAAACGGGAGCGTATTTTTTAAAACAAGGAGCAGATGCACCTGAAAATTTTCTTGCGTATGCTGATTTTGACGGTACTTTTCATAACGACGGTCATAAAGACGAGCTTGTCAAAACATGGAGCAGCCACTTAAAGGATTGGAAAACCGGTGACCCTGAGTGGAAAAACGGAAAAGGAAAAGCCATGATAGGAGCCCTCAATTACTTGGCCAGTAAAGAGCTGAACGCTTTTTCCTTTTTGACCAATAATATTGAAGGTGATGATCAAAATGTCTTTCCGTATATTGATTATGATACATGGGACCGGATTGATGTATCTAAAATGGACCAATGGGAAATTGTTTTTGAACACGCGCAAAAACTAGGTTTGTTTCTTCATTTTAAAACGTTGGAGGTAGAGAACCAAGGTCTTTTGGACAATGGTGGAGTTGGAGCCAATAGCAAATTATACTACCGCGAACTCATCGCGCGTTTTGGGCACCACTTGGCCTTAAATTGGAATTTATGCGAAGAAAATGGAGAATGGATAAAGAACCATAGAACTCCCCCTCAAAGTACACCGGAACGTTTAGCCATGGCCCATTATTTTAAACAAAATGACCCGTACCACCATCACTTGGTAATACATAACGGAATAAAGTATGATGACCTTTTAGGGCCCGAATCCGGAATTACCGGACCTTCCGTACAAACCCACCGAAAAGATTTCGCAAGTATTCACAAAGAGGTGTTGCACTTGTTGGAGGGCTCTAGGAATGCAGGTTTCCCATGGGCCGTTGCAGTAGACGAACCAGGAGATGCCCAACATTCACTACTCCCGGACGCCGAAGACCCCGATCATGATCTGGCTAGGAGAAATGGTCTTTGGGGAACCTTAATGGCAGGTGGTTGGGGCAATGAATGGTATTTTGGTTATGACCATGCCCACTCAGACCTAACCTGTGAAGATTATAGAAGCAGGGATTTATTTTGGGACCAAGCGCGAATTGCGCTACAATTTTTTGAAGAACACTCCATTCCTTTTGAAGAAATGACCAATTATAATGAACTTGTTGGTAATCCTAAAGATGAAAATACTATTTATTGTCTTGCTAAAAAGGGCGAAACCTATGTAATTTACATTAATAGTGGTGAAAACGCGGAAATAGACCTAACACATACCAATAACCAATTCAAAGTCTCTTGGTACAACCCTAAAAAAGGTGGAAAACTAATTAAAGGTAAAGTAAGAGAAGTGAAGGGTGGACAAACCATTGACCTAGGCAAAAAGCCTTCAAAAAATCAAGAAGATTGGGTGCTGCTCTTACGCAAAATGTAA
- a CDS encoding helix-turn-helix protein — protein MKNILSSLKLSLLHTGYAKLDHHWSFNDVVSPFSRLFLIAKGSAKLYQVGQDIDLEAGNMYLIPKNVLNDYHCPVYHEQFYVSFFDEVETGLSIYDFKDFDYAVKATPEDQALFKRLIEMHPDRSIANSDPKRHFEEATSLLTFENKNEQLTTSSYLETMGILAVLLSRFIKHSNVVELDSKGKNHLYDVLVHIAENLDENLTVEELAHYCHLSVDHFSRSFKQKMGMRPNKYIQQQRIKRAQLLLLTTDSSIPQIAQKVGMGNLSYFSRTFKKITGASPGNFRKQKNSSI, from the coding sequence ATGAAAAACATTTTAAGTTCTTTAAAGCTCAGCCTATTGCATACGGGATATGCAAAACTAGACCATCACTGGAGTTTTAATGATGTGGTAAGCCCCTTCAGTCGGTTATTTCTAATCGCTAAGGGTAGTGCCAAATTGTATCAGGTTGGTCAAGATATCGATCTGGAGGCTGGAAACATGTATTTGATTCCCAAAAACGTCCTTAACGATTACCACTGCCCAGTTTACCACGAACAATTCTATGTAAGCTTCTTTGACGAGGTGGAAACAGGCTTATCCATTTACGATTTCAAAGATTTTGATTATGCAGTTAAAGCAACTCCTGAAGACCAAGCGCTTTTTAAAAGGTTGATTGAAATGCATCCTGATCGTTCAATAGCAAATAGTGACCCCAAAAGACATTTTGAAGAAGCAACCTCCCTCCTCACTTTTGAAAATAAAAATGAGCAGTTGACCACATCGTCCTATCTAGAAACCATGGGCATTCTTGCTGTGTTGCTTTCGAGATTTATCAAACATTCAAACGTCGTAGAATTAGACTCCAAGGGCAAAAACCACCTATACGATGTTTTGGTTCATATAGCAGAAAATCTTGATGAAAACCTTACCGTAGAGGAGTTGGCGCATTATTGTCATTTAAGCGTTGACCATTTTTCCAGGAGTTTCAAGCAGAAAATGGGAATGCGCCCAAATAAATACATTCAACAACAAAGGATAAAGAGGGCCCAACTCTTATTGCTCACCACGGACAGTTCAATTCCCCAAATTGCACAAAAAGTAGGTATGGGCAATTTATCCTATTTCTCAAGAACGTTCAAAAAGATTACAGGAGCCTCACCCGGTAATTTCCGCAAACAGAAGAATAGTTCAATTTAA